Below is a window of Senegalia massiliensis DNA.
GTCATATCTCCTATTGATAATGAAACATTTTCAGTAGCATTAGCCCCTATATGAATTATAGCACCAGATACACTACCATCCAATAAATTTTGCTTGTTAAATTGAGTCTTTTCACCTATTCTAGTTAATTCTTCTTGTAATGCTGTAACTTCTTTTTGTATAGCAGTTCTATCAGCTGTTACATTAGTATCATTAGAAGATTGTACTGCAAGTTCTCTCATTCTTTGTAATATTGCATGAGACTCATTTAATGCACCTTCAGCTGTTTGTATAAGTGAAATACCATCTTGAGCATTACTAGATGCTTGGTTAAGTCCTTTTATTTGTCCTCTCATTTTTTCTGAGATAGATAAACCAGCTGCATCGTCACCTGCTCTATTTATTCTCATACCTGAAGATAATTTCTCTAAAGATTTTGCTGTTGCATTATTGTTGATTCCTAATTGTCTATGACTGTTCATTGCCATTAAGTTATTATTAATTCTCATTTTTATATTCCTCCTTGAAATTTCCTTTTACGGCATCCTTGCCCTTAAGGTTTTTTTATTTATAATAAAGCCTTATATGTATTCGGCCGTTATACAATATAAAGATTTATTATTGTCTACACTTATATTATCGACATATTTTTATATAACTTTAGTATTTTTTCAAAAAATATTATATTTCTAAAATAAATTTTTTAAGCTATCAAAATCTATTTTTCCATCTGCAGCAACTTTATTTTCATTTTGAATGTCAACATAGATTTCTTTTCTATGTATATCTATATTTTTAGGAGCTTTTATCCCTAATTTCACTTTACCATCTTGTATATCTGTTACCACTATTTCTATATTATCACCTATCATTATACTTTCGTTTTTCTTTCTCGTTAATATTAGCATTTATATAGCCTCACTTTCCTTTTCAAATATAGGATGCTTTGTGCTATATCTATTATCGTCTAATACTATTTGAGCTCCTAAGTTTCTTGTTGTGTTTATAACTATAGGACCTGATAGATTTGCTGTCATCTTTTTTAAATCTTTTGGTACTGTTACAATAGTATATAACTTGACTTCTTCTGGTTTCTTAATTTTTAGTTTTTCTACTATTGAGTCAGAAATATTTATATCATAATCTTTTTTAAATACAAATGGATCTATTATTACAAATGCTAAATTACTATCATTTAAAGATTGAAGATAATGAAATGGATTTTCT
It encodes the following:
- a CDS encoding flagellin gives rise to the protein MRINNNLMAMNSHRQLGINNNATAKSLEKLSSGMRINRAGDDAAGLSISEKMRGQIKGLNQASSNAQDGISLIQTAEGALNESHAILQRMRELAVQSSNDTNVTADRTAIQKEVTALQEELTRIGEKTQFNKQNLLDGSVSGAIIHIGANATENVSLSIGDMTATGLGVSGISVSAQSSADTAITTIDAAIEKLSGERSGLGALQNRLEHTIKNLDNASENLQASESRIRDVDMAKEMMSFTKNNILNQAAQAMLAQANQQPQGVLQLLR
- the csrA gene encoding carbon storage regulator CsrA translates to MLILTRKKNESIMIGDNIEIVVTDIQDGKVKLGIKAPKNIDIHRKEIYVDIQNENKVAADGKIDFDSLKNLF
- the fliW gene encoding flagellar assembly protein FliW — its product is MKINTKNFGEIEIEEKDIINFPSGILAFEDQNRFIIIKNNDEENPFHYLQSLNDSNLAFVIIDPFVFKKDYDINISDSIVEKLKIKKPEEVKLYTIVTVPKDLKKMTANLSGPIVINTTRNLGAQIVLDDNRYSTKHPIFEKESEAI